The proteins below are encoded in one region of Helianthus annuus cultivar XRQ/B chromosome 2, HanXRQr2.0-SUNRISE, whole genome shotgun sequence:
- the LOC110918772 gene encoding uncharacterized protein LOC110918772, producing the protein MDGGDEKLTELKKAFAEVILNTAKEAAARIMVSQRKVLRLEIELKQAKEKALQMFMRLKQMMDAKNREAEMTSQAQQEKIEELEAQLQEAEDIVTVLREELSAAHAKRERAPQNSDKDVGKKGHTYYIFPSLKSRVNDKDLPAIILRGKGRKRNRSECTHAGENLHKDPSLVNEEEKDRKRRRSSGQVDRISCVSVSNAFSRLRKELERAPTRPPTPIREELVPTGREMPLHSETQLTGSRVIKYTYQRKRKQGTNGSDLSKKLKNKNAALETGKVILEKSTPEEIEKVIPIETLTQETENVILTAESTEVEIGKVISTEESTEETEKVIPTEESSKEENVEQLG; encoded by the exons ATGGACGGCGGCGATGAG AAGTTGACGGAACTGAAGAAGGCGTTTGCGGAGGTGATACTGAATACAGCTAAGGAGGCTGCTGCCAGAATTATGGTGTCTCAACGGAAAGTTCTCCGGTTAGAAATCGAGCTCAAGCAGGCAAAGGAGAAGGCGCTTCAGATGTTTATGAGACTCAAACAGATGATGGATGCTAAG AATAGAGAAGCAGAGATGACATCCCAAGCCCAGCAAGAGAAAATTGAAGAACTGGAAGCACAACTCCAGGAAGCTGAAGACATAGTGACGGTTCTCAGAGAAGAGTTAAGTGCAGCGCATGCTAAAAGAGAGAGGGCTCCACAAAACTCTGATAAAGATGTGGGTAAAAAAGGCCATACTTATTATATATTTCCTAGTTTGAAGTCACGTGTTAACGACAAAGATTTACCGGCTATAATATTGAGAGGCAAAGGAAGGAAGCGGAACAGAAGTGAGTGTACTCATGCTGGTGAAAATTTACATAAAGACCCCTCTCTCGTGAATGAAGAGGAAAAGGACAGAAAAAGACGGAGAAGCTCGGGCCAAGTCGACAGGATTAGTTGTGTAAGTGTAAGTAATGCTTTTAGTAGACTTAGAAAGGAACTTGAACGTGCCCCTACACGTCCACCTACACCTATCAGAGAGGAACTTGTACCTACGGGACGTGAAATGCCCCTGCACTCAGAAACTCAGTTAACAGGTAGTAGAGTTATCAAGTACACTTATCAAAGGAAGAGGAAACAAGGGACTAATGGAAGTGATTTGAGcaaaaagttgaagaacaaaaATGCTGCTTTGGAAACTGGGAAAGTCATCTTAGAAAAGTCAACTCCAGAAGAGATTGAGAAAGTCATCCCAATAGAAACGTTAACTCAAGAGACTGAGAACGTTATATTAACAGCAGAGTCAACTGAAGTGGAGATTGGGAAAGTGATCTCTACAGAGGAGTCAACTGAAGAGACTGAGAAAGTCATCCCAACAGAAGAGTCATCTAAAGAGGAGAATGTAGAACAG CTTGGCTGA